Proteins found in one Terribacillus sp. DMT04 genomic segment:
- a CDS encoding GNAT family N-acetyltransferase produces MRFIQEHDASRLLAAVEALLLQHEAANNLLLGLLRRIADGEDMSASFGYGEQAGEIRTVFLVIKGERLIISHGLLWQETDAERLAAFVQTLTPDLPGVIGPIVQAKQFAHAWHQLSGKQSELHMNQFIYQLNYVENTGKAKGEIQVARSADFTLLRDWLIRFGKELGEKRTEEQADATIGRLISQQRMYIWKVDGQPVSMAGCSRESRNGIVINAVFTPQEHRQQGYAQALVGQLSAKLLQDGKRFCCLFTDADNDGPNKLYQRIGYKQVAESCAINFK; encoded by the coding sequence ATGCGTTTTATTCAAGAACACGATGCAAGCCGCCTGTTAGCGGCAGTTGAAGCTCTGTTATTACAACACGAGGCAGCGAATAATTTACTGCTTGGCCTTTTACGCAGAATAGCAGATGGGGAGGATATGAGCGCTTCTTTTGGATACGGAGAACAAGCTGGAGAGATAAGGACAGTTTTTCTGGTTATAAAGGGCGAACGTCTCATCATTTCACACGGGTTGTTATGGCAAGAGACAGATGCAGAGCGACTGGCGGCATTTGTTCAGACATTAACGCCAGATCTTCCAGGTGTCATTGGTCCAATCGTGCAAGCAAAGCAATTTGCGCATGCTTGGCATCAGCTGAGCGGTAAACAATCAGAACTGCATATGAACCAGTTTATTTATCAGCTTAATTACGTAGAGAATACAGGAAAAGCAAAAGGAGAAATACAAGTGGCGCGTTCTGCTGACTTCACTCTGTTGCGTGATTGGCTTATACGATTTGGGAAAGAGTTGGGAGAAAAGAGAACAGAAGAGCAAGCAGATGCAACGATTGGCAGACTGATTTCACAGCAGAGAATGTACATTTGGAAGGTAGATGGCCAACCTGTCAGTATGGCGGGATGTTCGAGAGAAAGCAGGAACGGTATTGTAATCAATGCTGTTTTTACGCCGCAAGAACATCGGCAGCAAGGGTACGCACAAGCGCTAGTTGGACAATTGTCAGCTAAATTACTACAAGATGGAAAGCGTTTCTGCTGTTTGTTTACGGATGCAGACAATGATGGTCCGAATAAGCTTTACCAAAGAATCGGATATAAGCAGGTGGCAGAAAGCTGCGCAATCAATTTTAAATAA
- a CDS encoding SE1832 family protein, whose product MNKQDLEAKLAELKMTYSSVSADADKLAASGTGASHMEKQLEQMEREIKTLRQQLRSLE is encoded by the coding sequence ATGAACAAACAAGATTTGGAAGCAAAATTAGCCGAATTAAAAATGACCTACAGCAGTGTTTCAGCTGATGCGGATAAGCTGGCTGCAAGCGGAACTGGTGCATCACATATGGAAAAGCAGCTAGAGCAGATGGAAAGAGAGATAAAAACCCTTCGGCAGCAGCTGCGAAGCTTGGAATAA
- a CDS encoding hemolysin family protein yields the protein MNSPDDPGSPVILQLVLIGILTALNAFFAAAEIALVSLNKNRISQQADNGDKKAAMLEKLIADPSKFIATIQVGITLAGFFSSASAATGLADRFAGVLGDIPYAQQISVVVITILLSYVTLVFGELFPKRVALQNAEKIARFSVTPILFISKIAMPFVKFLSFSTNMLVKITRVGNDAEAEKVSREEIKLLAQTGQEEGILNEDELGMIKGVFDLDDKIAREIMTPRTDTFTLSIDTPPNELADILLEQKYSRIPVYQTDSDTIVGILNIKDYFKAVRVHGFDSVRLESILREAHFVPETKYIDDLLKELQQTHNHLAILIDEYGGFSGIVTMEDMIEEIVGDIDDEYDEIEGQLTRIDENTYLANGSLQIDEFNDFFDTDIDVPNFDTIAGFILDRVGSIPDEDADTVVEYENMLFTVESVRDNRLEKIKIELKRPTTEATV from the coding sequence ATGAATAGTCCGGATGATCCTGGGAGTCCAGTTATACTCCAGCTTGTATTGATTGGTATTTTAACTGCACTGAATGCTTTTTTTGCTGCAGCAGAAATTGCTTTGGTTTCACTGAATAAAAACCGCATTTCACAGCAAGCAGATAATGGCGACAAAAAAGCAGCAATGCTAGAGAAGCTAATTGCGGATCCAAGTAAGTTTATTGCGACGATTCAAGTTGGTATTACACTGGCAGGGTTCTTCTCCAGTGCCTCTGCTGCTACTGGTCTTGCCGACCGGTTTGCTGGCGTGCTGGGAGATATTCCTTATGCACAGCAAATTAGTGTTGTAGTCATTACCATATTGCTGTCTTATGTGACACTTGTATTTGGTGAGTTGTTCCCTAAAAGGGTTGCCCTTCAAAACGCGGAGAAGATAGCTAGATTCTCTGTTACGCCGATACTATTTATTAGCAAGATCGCAATGCCGTTTGTAAAGTTCCTATCCTTCTCCACCAATATGCTCGTTAAAATTACGCGTGTAGGAAACGATGCGGAAGCTGAGAAAGTCTCCCGTGAAGAGATTAAGCTTCTAGCGCAGACGGGGCAGGAGGAAGGAATTCTGAATGAGGATGAGCTTGGGATGATTAAAGGTGTTTTTGACCTTGATGATAAGATTGCCCGTGAAATTATGACTCCGCGTACAGATACATTTACACTCAGCATTGATACCCCGCCGAATGAATTGGCGGATATTCTGCTTGAACAAAAGTATTCCAGAATACCTGTCTATCAAACAGACAGCGATACAATCGTTGGTATACTGAACATCAAAGACTATTTCAAAGCAGTTCGGGTGCATGGGTTTGACAGCGTCCGGCTTGAATCGATCTTACGGGAAGCACATTTTGTTCCTGAGACGAAGTACATTGATGATCTGCTGAAGGAATTGCAGCAGACACATAATCACCTGGCAATTTTAATCGACGAGTACGGCGGTTTCTCCGGAATTGTAACAATGGAAGATATGATTGAAGAGATTGTCGGAGATATCGATGATGAATATGATGAGATTGAGGGCCAGTTAACACGTATCGATGAAAATACGTATTTAGCGAATGGCTCGCTCCAGATTGATGAATTTAATGACTTCTTCGATACAGATATCGACGTACCAAACTTTGATACGATTGCAGGTTTCATACTCGACCGTGTCGGATCTATTCCAGATGAAGATGCAGATACAGTGGTAGAATATGAAAATATGCTTTTCACTGTTGAATCCGTCCGCGACAACCGCTTGGAGAAAATTAAAATAGAATTAAAGCGCCCGACAACTGAGGCGACAGTATAA
- the recQ gene encoding DNA helicase RecQ, with translation MEATAQQILKDYYGYDTFRAGQADVIGHVMKHHNTLAIMPTGGGKSICYQVPALLNQGTALIISPLISLMKDQVDALTAMNIPAAYVNSTLEAAEMEWTMQQAEHGAFTFLYVAPERLENPRFLQTIRHLSISLVAFDEAHCISQWGHDFRPSYRSAVSILDKLPERPPVMALTATATPQVADDIQRLLQINEDHTVRTGFARENLRFQVVKGADKERYIFDFIQKRKHETGIIYAPTRKLVDQLYQFLNRQGVKTARYHAGMSEADRQAAQSSFIQDEVNVMVATNAFGMGIDKSNVRYVLHYALPMNMEAYYQEAGRAGRDGEPSDCVLLFSGQDVHLLKFLIENSSSDTQAEYQKLQQMMNYCHTQSCLQTYMLHYFKDPHIPEDCGRCSNCLNEFEKTDITKEAQMVLSCVKRMNERFGAVLVAKVLKGSKDKRIKQFGLETLSTYGIMKNRTEKDITQFIHYLSAEMILAPTDDKYPVLTLTDEAVRILKGEKKVMMQIVKATETAEADYDETLFQELRQLRKELALAEGLPPYVIFSDATLKELCRLVPHSEREMLEIKGIGERRMEQYGEQFLQVLVQYEQSQAVPVQTKKPLLQEKQDTPSHLISYEAFEQGRSLDDIAKDRDLTPLTVSNHLFKAYADGKALDLEQFFSEEQETAVLDVLKLHEELPRLREIKEQMDVPCDYHGIRAVLVHNGILE, from the coding sequence GTGGAAGCTACAGCCCAGCAAATACTAAAGGATTATTATGGCTATGACACCTTTCGGGCCGGACAAGCTGATGTGATTGGTCATGTTATGAAGCATCATAATACGTTAGCAATTATGCCAACAGGCGGCGGTAAATCTATCTGCTATCAAGTGCCAGCTTTACTGAATCAAGGGACAGCCTTAATCATCTCCCCTCTTATTTCCTTGATGAAGGATCAAGTTGATGCACTGACAGCGATGAACATACCCGCTGCTTATGTTAACAGCACATTAGAAGCTGCCGAAATGGAATGGACGATGCAGCAAGCGGAACACGGCGCATTCACATTTCTTTACGTCGCGCCGGAGCGTTTGGAAAATCCACGGTTCCTGCAAACGATACGCCATCTCTCGATTAGCTTAGTTGCATTCGATGAAGCCCATTGTATTTCCCAGTGGGGACATGATTTTCGCCCAAGCTACCGGTCTGCTGTTTCCATTCTGGATAAACTGCCAGAGAGGCCGCCGGTTATGGCACTCACTGCAACAGCGACACCCCAGGTTGCAGACGATATCCAAAGACTGCTGCAAATCAATGAGGATCACACGGTGCGTACCGGATTTGCGCGAGAGAATCTGCGTTTTCAAGTAGTAAAAGGAGCAGATAAAGAACGATATATATTTGATTTCATTCAGAAACGAAAGCATGAAACCGGAATCATCTATGCGCCAACTAGAAAACTAGTTGATCAGCTTTACCAATTTCTTAACCGCCAAGGAGTTAAGACAGCTAGATACCACGCCGGTATGAGCGAAGCAGATCGTCAGGCAGCTCAATCCTCCTTTATTCAAGATGAGGTAAACGTGATGGTAGCAACAAACGCATTTGGTATGGGCATTGATAAAAGCAACGTGCGCTATGTGCTTCACTATGCGCTGCCGATGAACATGGAGGCTTATTACCAGGAAGCCGGTCGTGCCGGTCGTGATGGTGAGCCAAGTGATTGTGTACTTCTCTTTTCCGGTCAAGATGTTCATTTGCTGAAGTTTTTAATCGAGAATTCATCTTCCGATACGCAAGCCGAATATCAAAAACTCCAGCAAATGATGAATTACTGTCATACACAGTCCTGCCTACAAACGTATATGCTGCATTACTTTAAGGATCCCCATATTCCAGAGGATTGCGGCCGTTGCAGCAACTGCCTTAATGAATTTGAGAAGACAGATATAACGAAGGAAGCACAGATGGTTCTATCTTGTGTGAAACGCATGAACGAACGCTTTGGTGCCGTGCTCGTAGCTAAAGTGTTAAAAGGATCGAAAGACAAACGGATCAAACAGTTTGGCCTTGAAACCCTTTCTACGTATGGGATTATGAAAAATCGTACCGAAAAGGATATTACCCAGTTCATTCACTATCTCTCAGCTGAAATGATTCTTGCACCGACGGATGATAAATATCCGGTGCTGACTCTAACAGATGAGGCGGTACGCATTCTGAAAGGTGAAAAGAAAGTGATGATGCAGATTGTCAAAGCTACGGAGACAGCGGAAGCAGATTATGATGAGACGCTTTTCCAGGAGCTGCGGCAATTGCGCAAGGAGCTCGCCCTAGCAGAAGGTCTGCCTCCATATGTCATTTTCTCGGATGCTACGTTAAAGGAGCTATGCCGGTTGGTACCGCATAGTGAGCGGGAAATGCTGGAGATTAAGGGAATTGGAGAAAGACGAATGGAACAGTACGGCGAGCAATTCCTCCAGGTACTTGTACAATATGAACAATCGCAAGCTGTTCCAGTACAAACGAAAAAGCCTTTACTGCAAGAAAAGCAAGATACACCAAGTCATTTGATCAGCTACGAAGCATTCGAACAAGGACGCTCTTTGGATGACATTGCAAAGGACAGAGACCTGACTCCTCTTACAGTGAGCAATCATTTATTTAAAGCATATGCTGACGGAAAAGCACTTGATTTAGAGCAGTTCTTTTCAGAAGAACAAGAAACAGCCGTATTGGATGTCCTGAAGCTGCATGAAGAACTTCCGCGGCTGCGAGAAATAAAGGAACAAATGGACGTGCCATGTGACTACCATGGTATTCGTGCTGTGCTGGTGCATAACGGTATATTAGAATAA
- a CDS encoding aminopeptidase produces the protein MPAKEMLEKYADVALRTGVNIQKDQPLFIMAPISGADFVRLIAKRAYELGASDVHINWTDDTLTLLKYTHQSEEELTDIPDWAIEQRAYYMKKGAALLQIRSTDPDLLKDVDGNKVAQATKATAQALQHLRKYTMNDIIPWTIITIPTDAWAQKIFPGKSAEEATQLLWDSIFKIVRVDQDDPVQAWKEHNATLHHARDVLNKKRYKKLHFTSEGTDLTIGLPEGHIWKGGSSTTEGGTEFNPNMPTEEVFTMPHKYEVEGTVTSKKPLIYDGNTIDNFTLTFKDGKVVDYKAETGQETLKHLLETDEGALHLGEVALVPHESPISQSGLIFYNTLYDENASCHVALGKAYPTTLEGGSSMNEEELDKHGVNDSLTHTDFMIGSADLAIDGVFADGSSEPVFRDGSWAIKFD, from the coding sequence ATGCCAGCGAAAGAAATGTTAGAAAAATATGCAGATGTCGCCTTGCGTACAGGTGTTAATATCCAAAAAGACCAGCCGCTGTTCATCATGGCGCCAATCAGCGGAGCAGATTTTGTCCGTTTAATCGCCAAACGCGCTTACGAACTAGGAGCCAGTGATGTACATATTAACTGGACGGATGATACATTAACGCTTTTAAAATATACACATCAATCAGAAGAAGAACTGACCGACATTCCAGATTGGGCAATTGAGCAGCGCGCTTATTACATGAAAAAGGGAGCTGCCTTGCTGCAAATTCGTTCCACTGATCCGGATCTTTTAAAAGATGTGGATGGCAATAAGGTGGCGCAGGCAACGAAGGCAACAGCACAAGCATTGCAGCACCTGCGCAAGTACACCATGAATGACATTATTCCTTGGACCATCATTACAATTCCAACTGATGCTTGGGCACAGAAAATCTTCCCAGGAAAATCTGCAGAAGAAGCAACACAGCTCCTGTGGGATTCTATCTTTAAAATTGTCCGTGTCGATCAGGATGATCCTGTACAAGCATGGAAAGAACATAATGCAACGCTGCATCATGCCCGTGATGTACTAAACAAAAAGCGCTATAAAAAGCTTCATTTCACATCCGAAGGTACAGATTTAACAATTGGCTTGCCGGAAGGTCACATTTGGAAAGGCGGTTCTTCGACTACAGAAGGCGGTACGGAATTCAATCCAAATATGCCGACAGAAGAAGTGTTCACAATGCCTCATAAATATGAAGTAGAAGGAACAGTTACAAGCAAGAAGCCGCTGATTTACGATGGCAATACCATCGATAACTTTACGCTTACGTTTAAGGATGGCAAAGTTGTTGATTATAAAGCAGAAACAGGTCAAGAAACGCTGAAGCACTTGCTGGAAACAGATGAGGGCGCTTTGCATCTTGGTGAGGTGGCGTTGGTGCCGCATGAATCACCAATTTCCCAATCGGGTCTGATTTTCTACAACACATTGTATGATGAAAATGCATCCTGTCACGTTGCCTTAGGAAAAGCCTATCCAACAACATTGGAAGGCGGCTCATCCATGAATGAAGAAGAGTTAGATAAGCATGGCGTTAATGACAGCTTAACGCATACGGATTTTATGATTGGATCAGCAGACCTTGCAATTGATGGTGTTTTCGCAGATGGATCATCAGAACCTGTCTTCCGTGACGGAAGCTGGGCAATCAAATTTGATTAA
- a CDS encoding ABC-F family ATP-binding cassette domain-containing protein — MRIFSVENLTKTYGDKQLFDRIAFHIESRERIGLVGVNGTGKSTLLKVLAGIEGADSGDIDHSKTFQLAYLAQEPELTAGKTVLEEVFSGTSPILETIRTYEEAIAALEKNPEDTKTQNRLFQLQAKMDAEDAWDASTQAKTILSKLGVNYYSSSVDTLSGGQRKRVALAKALIQPADLLLLDEPTNHLDNETIEWLESYLPNYPGALLLVTHDRYFLNRITSHIFELELGSLYRYEGNYETYLTKKAERKAQTLLDQEKHQNTLRRELAWLRRGAKARTTKQKARIQRVEEMKETKFQTQDNELNLQVGAARLGKKVLEAKDLTVQFGEKPLFSHFDFLFNPGDRIGIIGPNGSGKTSFLHTLAGRIQPTAGEVETGETVKLGYYTQLQQDMNQQLRIIDYIKEVAEVITTADGDIITAEQMLEQFLFPRSHQYTYIHRLSGGERKRLYLLRVLMEEPNVLFLDEPTNDLDTETLGILEDYLDGYPGVVITVSHDRYFLDRVVDQLIVFEGAGAVSTFYGNYSEHREKMLEQPRVQQQKTAPAPERQEKKKQKLSYKEQQEWNTIEDEIAELEERIEACATGITEAGSNSERVQQLFVEQQELEQQLEEKMERWEALSLVVEEIENQKS; from the coding sequence ATGCGAATTTTTAGTGTGGAAAACCTAACAAAGACGTATGGAGACAAGCAGCTATTTGACCGCATTGCTTTTCATATAGAGAGCAGAGAACGAATAGGACTTGTCGGGGTAAACGGAACCGGAAAGTCAACGCTATTAAAAGTATTAGCTGGTATAGAAGGTGCTGATAGCGGGGATATTGACCATAGCAAAACGTTCCAGCTGGCTTATTTAGCGCAGGAACCGGAACTTACAGCAGGAAAGACAGTATTAGAAGAGGTATTCAGTGGAACGAGCCCTATTCTGGAGACGATTCGTACATACGAAGAGGCCATTGCTGCATTGGAGAAAAATCCGGAAGACACCAAGACGCAGAACCGGTTATTCCAGCTGCAAGCAAAGATGGATGCTGAAGACGCCTGGGATGCAAGCACGCAGGCGAAGACGATATTGTCTAAGCTAGGTGTCAATTATTATAGCAGCTCTGTCGATACATTGTCAGGTGGACAGCGAAAACGAGTAGCATTAGCGAAAGCGCTCATCCAGCCAGCTGATTTATTGCTTCTGGATGAGCCGACTAACCATCTGGATAATGAAACAATTGAATGGCTGGAAAGTTATTTGCCAAACTATCCTGGAGCGCTTCTGTTAGTGACGCACGATCGGTATTTTTTAAATAGAATTACCAGTCATATATTCGAGTTGGAGCTGGGCAGCCTTTATCGGTATGAAGGAAACTATGAAACCTACTTGACGAAGAAAGCGGAGCGGAAAGCACAAACCTTACTTGATCAGGAGAAACATCAAAACACACTTCGCCGGGAGCTTGCGTGGCTTCGCCGTGGTGCTAAAGCACGGACGACGAAACAAAAAGCAAGAATTCAGCGAGTAGAAGAGATGAAGGAAACCAAGTTCCAGACCCAAGACAATGAACTGAATCTTCAAGTTGGGGCTGCACGGTTAGGTAAGAAAGTGTTAGAAGCAAAAGATCTAACGGTTCAGTTTGGTGAGAAACCTTTATTCAGTCATTTTGATTTTCTATTCAATCCAGGCGATCGAATCGGCATCATTGGACCGAATGGTAGCGGAAAAACATCATTCTTGCATACACTTGCCGGCAGAATTCAGCCAACAGCAGGAGAGGTTGAAACTGGAGAAACGGTGAAGCTTGGATATTATACACAGCTTCAACAAGATATGAACCAGCAGCTTCGTATCATTGACTATATTAAGGAAGTTGCAGAGGTTATCACAACCGCAGATGGCGATATTATAACGGCAGAGCAGATGCTCGAGCAATTTCTCTTCCCGCGCAGCCATCAATATACGTATATTCATCGGCTATCTGGCGGAGAGCGAAAACGATTGTACTTGCTCCGTGTTCTGATGGAAGAGCCAAATGTTCTTTTTCTTGATGAGCCTACCAATGATTTAGACACAGAGACGCTGGGTATTCTTGAGGATTACTTGGATGGATATCCTGGTGTTGTTATTACTGTTTCCCACGACCGATACTTTTTAGATCGTGTTGTAGATCAGCTGATTGTTTTTGAGGGAGCAGGAGCTGTTTCCACATTTTACGGCAATTACAGTGAGCATAGAGAAAAGATGTTGGAGCAGCCGAGAGTGCAGCAGCAAAAAACGGCCCCCGCACCGGAACGCCAAGAAAAGAAAAAGCAAAAACTGTCGTACAAGGAACAGCAAGAGTGGAATACGATTGAGGACGAAATTGCGGAGCTGGAAGAACGGATAGAAGCTTGCGCAACAGGGATAACAGAAGCGGGCAGCAACAGCGAGCGCGTGCAGCAGCTGTTTGTAGAACAGCAGGAACTGGAACAGCAGTTAGAGGAGAAGATGGAGCGATGGGAAGCGTTATCTCTCGTTGTGGAAGAAATTGAAAACCAGAAGAGTTAA
- the pdxK gene encoding pyridoxine/pyridoxal/pyridoxamine kinase — translation MKKALTIAGSDSSGGAGIQADLKTMQEFGVYGMSAVTTIVAMDPYNNWHHHVFPVDVNTVKEQLNTIVVGAGVDAVKTGMLGSPEIIELAAAMIKENNIPNVVIDPVMVCKGADEELQPENTVSLREKLVPLATVITPNLFEAAKLAQMPLIHSVEEMKEAAQKIHELGAKYVLVKGGSKLDTDKAIDVLYDGETFEILENENVDTTYTHGAGCTSSAAICALLANGSSVKEAIYESKTFITEAIRGGFKLNEYVGPVNHGARKSMPQQ, via the coding sequence ATGAAAAAAGCTTTAACAATCGCAGGTTCAGATTCCTCGGGCGGAGCGGGTATACAAGCAGACCTAAAAACAATGCAGGAGTTCGGCGTATACGGTATGTCAGCTGTAACGACAATCGTTGCGATGGACCCTTATAATAATTGGCATCATCATGTATTTCCTGTTGATGTAAATACAGTCAAAGAGCAGTTAAATACAATTGTAGTAGGCGCAGGTGTTGACGCAGTGAAGACTGGCATGCTCGGTTCTCCTGAAATCATCGAATTGGCTGCAGCTATGATCAAAGAAAACAATATTCCGAATGTCGTTATCGACCCAGTAATGGTATGTAAAGGTGCAGACGAAGAACTGCAGCCTGAAAATACCGTGAGTTTGCGTGAAAAGCTGGTTCCGCTTGCAACAGTGATTACGCCTAACTTATTTGAAGCTGCTAAGCTTGCGCAAATGCCGTTGATTCACTCAGTGGAAGAAATGAAAGAAGCAGCACAGAAAATTCATGAACTTGGTGCAAAGTACGTGCTCGTTAAAGGCGGCAGCAAGCTGGATACAGATAAAGCAATTGACGTGCTTTATGATGGAGAAACATTCGAAATTCTCGAAAATGAAAATGTAGATACAACGTATACACATGGCGCAGGCTGTACGAGTTCTGCGGCAATCTGTGCATTGCTTGCTAATGGCAGCAGTGTGAAAGAAGCTATTTATGAATCGAAAACGTTCATTACAGAAGCGATTCGCGGAGGCTTCAAACTGAATGAATATGTTGGCCCTGTCAATCACGGTGCCAGAAAGTCCATGCCACAGCAATAA
- a CDS encoding Eco57I restriction-modification methylase domain-containing protein, whose amino-acid sequence MEGHRLEESYLNTSSALHRRHYGQYFTPDAIADMMKQWVLHNLEGKHLLDPAVGLGKLIKNIPSSYKVDVYEEDSEILDANRTFFTSQPAVQLHQRDFLSEGWDTRYDGILCNPPYIPFRNEDEREIYLNLFRQRMDITLSTYTNFYGLFLLKALHQLNEKGRAAFIVPSDFLNARYGTKIKEYLLLDRSLTMIINTDIQMGWFKGAATTSSLLLFDKSRKTDTIEFIRTQSEHELEQAAAYITSSREKPIGIVRRIQDLNPASKWRLHFYQENQKRFTNVQPLNHFAAAKHGIKTGSNQYFCFNNSKVKQWQIGQQHFLPALSKSSQLKDLFFTYTDYKRLVQKDEQMLLLHVDDTQEQDHAVMQYLADGKAHRVDQRHTIRSRTPWYRLPVLDPAPILVSVFNRKSIQIVRNKTNVRHLDQLIGIHFYEEYEQDVDLFMAYFLSDRAQELMANPHKEYGKDLKKLEAKDVNTSLVLDVQSLTAEQKHEILDIYGRLEYLIIHDGDEREKTHHLQMLNDLFDALIRPCDDERELGQTQNG is encoded by the coding sequence GTGGAAGGACATAGATTGGAAGAATCCTATTTAAATACAAGTTCCGCACTCCATCGTCGGCACTATGGTCAGTATTTCACCCCAGATGCTATTGCAGACATGATGAAACAGTGGGTGCTACACAACCTGGAAGGCAAGCATTTGCTTGACCCAGCTGTCGGCCTTGGAAAGTTAATAAAAAATATACCAAGCAGTTATAAAGTTGATGTTTATGAAGAGGATTCAGAAATCTTGGATGCAAATCGCACCTTCTTCACTTCGCAGCCAGCCGTCCAGCTGCATCAACGAGATTTTCTTTCGGAAGGATGGGATACAAGGTATGATGGAATCCTTTGCAACCCGCCGTATATCCCGTTCCGTAATGAAGATGAAAGAGAAATCTACTTAAATCTATTCCGACAGCGAATGGATATTACATTGTCTACATATACGAATTTTTACGGTTTATTCCTGTTGAAGGCATTGCACCAACTAAACGAGAAGGGGCGGGCTGCCTTTATCGTTCCTTCCGACTTCTTAAATGCCAGATATGGCACCAAAATAAAAGAATACCTTCTCTTGGATCGCAGTTTGACGATGATTATCAACACTGATATTCAAATGGGATGGTTTAAAGGTGCAGCGACAACAAGTTCTTTGCTTTTATTCGACAAGTCAAGAAAGACAGATACAATTGAATTTATCCGTACGCAGTCTGAACATGAGCTTGAGCAGGCTGCCGCGTATATAACGTCTAGCCGGGAAAAACCGATTGGAATTGTAAGACGAATTCAAGATCTTAACCCTGCTAGTAAATGGCGTCTGCATTTTTATCAAGAAAACCAGAAACGTTTTACGAATGTACAGCCGCTCAACCATTTTGCTGCTGCAAAGCACGGTATCAAAACAGGATCAAACCAATATTTCTGCTTTAATAATAGTAAAGTGAAGCAATGGCAAATCGGGCAGCAGCACTTCCTGCCTGCACTTTCCAAGTCAAGTCAGCTGAAAGATCTTTTCTTCACTTACACTGATTACAAGCGACTTGTGCAGAAAGATGAGCAAATGCTTCTGCTTCATGTTGATGATACGCAAGAGCAAGACCACGCAGTGATGCAGTATTTAGCGGATGGAAAGGCTCATCGGGTTGACCAGCGCCATACTATTCGTTCCAGAACACCTTGGTATCGACTCCCAGTTTTAGATCCCGCACCAATTTTAGTGAGTGTGTTTAACCGAAAGAGCATACAGATTGTCCGTAATAAAACAAATGTACGTCATCTCGACCAGCTGATTGGTATTCACTTTTATGAAGAGTACGAACAAGATGTTGATCTTTTTATGGCTTACTTCCTCAGTGACAGAGCGCAAGAGCTGATGGCTAATCCACATAAAGAATACGGAAAAGATCTAAAGAAATTAGAAGCAAAAGATGTGAATACATCACTTGTACTAGATGTGCAATCACTAACTGCCGAACAAAAGCATGAAATTCTGGACATCTACGGACGACTTGAATATTTGATAATCCATGATGGAGATGAACGCGAGAAGACACATCATCTTCAAATGCTGAATGATCTATTCGATGCATTGATTCGACCTTGTGACGATGAAAGGGAATTAGGGCAAACACAGAATGGATAA